The following coding sequences are from one Sulfitobacter sp. HNIBRBA3233 window:
- the ftsH gene encoding ATP-dependent zinc metalloprotease FtsH: MGNFRNLAFWAVLLILVFSLFNLFNGGSGGLQNREISYSEFVTAVENGDVSNVTLDGEQVRFRRADGTDYVTILPTDAEITSLLIENDIPVRAESQQESGLQTFLVSLLPILLLIGVWIYFMNRMQGGGKGGAMGFGKSKAKMLTEKHGRVTFDDVAGIDEAKEELEEIVEFLRNPQKFSRLGGKIPKGALLEGPPGTGKTLLARAIAGEAGVPFFTISGSDFVEMFVGVGASRVRDMFEQAKKNAPCIVFIDEIDAVGRHRGAGYGGGNDEREQTLNQLLVEMDGFEANEGVIIIAATNRKDVLDPALLRPGRFDRQVTVGNPDIKGREKILGVHARKTPLGPDVDLRIIARGTPGFSGADLANLVNEAALTAARLGRRFVAMMDFESAKDKIMMGAERRSMVLTQDQKEKTAYHEAGHAIVGIKLPKCDPVYKATIIPRGGALGMVMSLPEMDKLQMFKDEAEQKIAMTMAGKAAEIWKYGAETVSSGPMGDIMQASQLARGMVMRMGMSDKVGNIDYSEAAAGYQANGGAGGFSVSAATKELIESEVKRIIDEGYQRAYSIIEENAEQFERLAQGLLEYETLTGDEIQRVIEGKPPQAPEDEDDTPDSGSAPSVTAIPKAKGKKSPPSGGGLEPEPSV; encoded by the coding sequence TTGGGTAACTTTCGCAATCTCGCCTTCTGGGCCGTCCTGCTGATCCTCGTCTTTTCGTTGTTCAATCTGTTCAACGGCGGATCCGGGGGCTTGCAGAACCGCGAGATCAGCTATTCCGAATTCGTGACCGCCGTCGAGAACGGCGATGTCAGCAATGTAACTCTCGACGGAGAGCAAGTTCGCTTCCGCCGTGCGGACGGGACCGATTACGTCACGATCCTGCCGACCGATGCGGAAATCACATCGCTGCTGATCGAGAACGACATCCCCGTGCGTGCCGAAAGCCAGCAGGAAAGCGGCTTGCAGACATTCCTCGTCTCGCTGCTTCCGATCCTTCTGCTGATCGGCGTATGGATCTACTTCATGAACCGCATGCAGGGCGGTGGTAAAGGCGGCGCCATGGGCTTTGGCAAGTCCAAGGCCAAGATGCTGACCGAAAAGCATGGCCGCGTGACCTTCGATGACGTGGCGGGCATCGACGAGGCCAAGGAAGAGCTCGAAGAGATCGTGGAATTCCTGCGCAACCCTCAGAAATTCTCGCGGCTGGGCGGCAAGATCCCCAAGGGCGCGCTGCTCGAGGGCCCTCCGGGCACCGGTAAGACGCTTCTGGCGCGCGCCATTGCGGGCGAGGCGGGTGTGCCGTTCTTCACCATCTCCGGTTCCGACTTTGTCGAGATGTTCGTGGGCGTCGGTGCCAGCCGTGTGCGCGACATGTTCGAACAGGCCAAGAAAAACGCGCCCTGCATCGTGTTCATCGACGAAATCGACGCGGTGGGTCGCCACCGTGGTGCCGGCTACGGCGGCGGTAATGACGAGCGCGAACAGACCCTCAACCAGTTGCTGGTCGAGATGGACGGTTTCGAGGCAAACGAAGGCGTCATCATCATTGCGGCCACGAACCGCAAGGATGTGCTTGACCCCGCGCTGCTGCGTCCCGGCCGTTTCGACCGTCAGGTGACCGTTGGCAATCCTGACATCAAGGGCCGCGAAAAGATCCTCGGGGTGCACGCGCGCAAGACGCCGCTTGGCCCGGACGTGGATCTGCGGATCATCGCGCGCGGGACGCCCGGGTTTTCGGGTGCCGATCTGGCCAACCTCGTGAACGAGGCGGCCCTGACCGCTGCGCGCCTTGGTCGTCGTTTCGTGGCGATGATGGATTTCGAATCCGCCAAGGACAAGATCATGATGGGGGCTGAACGCCGCTCCATGGTGCTGACACAGGATCAGAAGGAAAAAACCGCCTACCACGAGGCCGGACACGCCATTGTCGGCATCAAGCTGCCGAAATGTGATCCGGTCTACAAGGCGACGATCATTCCGCGCGGTGGTGCCTTGGGAATGGTGATGAGCCTTCCCGAGATGGACAAGCTCCAGATGTTCAAGGACGAAGCCGAGCAGAAGATCGCCATGACAATGGCGGGCAAAGCGGCCGAGATCTGGAAATACGGCGCGGAAACCGTTTCCTCCGGTCCGATGGGCGACATCATGCAGGCCAGCCAGCTGGCGCGCGGCATGGTCATGCGCATGGGCATGTCCGACAAGGTCGGCAACATCGACTATTCCGAAGCGGCGGCAGGCTATCAGGCCAATGGCGGGGCTGGCGGATTTTCGGTGTCGGCGGCCACCAAGGAGCTGATCGAAAGCGAAGTGAAGCGCATCATCGACGAAGGCTACCAGCGCGCCTACAGCATCATCGAAGAGAACGCCGAGCAGTTCGAGCGACTGGCGCAGGGCCTTCTGGAATACGAGACCCTGACCGGTGACGAGATCCAGCGCGTGATCGAAGGCAAGCCACCGCAGGCGCCGGAAGACGAGGACGACACGCCCGATAGCGGGTCGGCGCCCAGCGTCACGGCGATTCCGAAAGCGAAGGGAAAGAAAAGCCCACCTTCCGGTGGCGGTCTTGAGCCCGAACCCTCGGTCTGA
- the tilS gene encoding tRNA lysidine(34) synthetase TilS encodes MLPLPWRAGPNWDVLDPVTEPLTGAVLRGLGDAPPRTLGVAVSGGGDSAALLHLLATQSCFGGIALSAATVDHGLREGAAAEAAQVAQLCDSLGIAHTTLRWRGWDGSGNLQDEARRARYGLLADWAKSAGLDAVALGHTLEDQAETVVMRLARRSGVDGLSAMAPRRTREGVVWLRPLLDVRRQDLRAYLAGNSVEWIDDPSNDDPRFERVRIRRALALLDDLGVSAAALSEVSQHMRQAQGALADATARLARDAVRIEAGCVAVDSALLRAAPEEIQRRLWRAVLRWISGAEYAPRRTSLEGLTRAARDGTAGTLGGVALCSRKDKVWAYREYNAVSALRSDAARVWDTRWQVKGSDGAGANAARICALGPNGLKQCDNWRAHGIPRAALLGLPGLWHDDTLVSAPVVKHHPQWHWSLTRSADAFIAQPL; translated from the coding sequence TTGCTGCCACTGCCGTGGCGCGCCGGGCCGAACTGGGATGTTCTTGATCCCGTGACAGAGCCGCTGACCGGCGCTGTCCTGCGCGGTCTCGGAGACGCGCCGCCCCGCACTCTGGGCGTCGCGGTGTCCGGCGGTGGCGATTCCGCTGCCCTTTTGCACCTTCTTGCGACACAGAGCTGCTTCGGCGGTATAGCCCTGTCGGCTGCGACCGTGGATCACGGATTGCGCGAAGGCGCGGCTGCCGAAGCGGCACAGGTCGCGCAGCTGTGCGACAGTCTGGGCATTGCCCATACGACCCTGCGCTGGCGGGGGTGGGATGGCTCGGGCAATCTGCAGGATGAGGCCCGCAGGGCGCGCTACGGGTTGCTGGCGGATTGGGCAAAAAGCGCGGGTCTGGATGCCGTCGCACTGGGGCATACGCTGGAAGATCAGGCCGAAACGGTTGTCATGCGCCTTGCGCGGCGGTCCGGGGTCGACGGTCTGTCTGCCATGGCACCGCGCAGAACCCGCGAAGGGGTCGTCTGGCTAAGACCACTGTTGGACGTGCGCCGACAGGACCTGCGCGCGTATCTGGCGGGGAACTCCGTCGAGTGGATCGATGACCCGAGCAACGATGACCCGAGGTTCGAGCGGGTGCGAATCCGCCGCGCGCTGGCGCTGCTCGACGATCTGGGGGTGAGCGCCGCCGCGCTCTCGGAGGTATCCCAGCACATGCGCCAGGCGCAGGGCGCCTTGGCCGATGCGACCGCGCGGTTGGCGCGGGATGCGGTGCGGATCGAGGCAGGCTGCGTCGCGGTGGACTCCGCGCTGCTGCGCGCCGCGCCAGAGGAAATCCAGCGCCGCCTGTGGCGCGCCGTGCTGCGCTGGATCAGCGGTGCCGAATATGCGCCGCGCCGCACTTCACTGGAGGGGCTCACGCGCGCCGCGCGCGACGGCACGGCAGGAACGCTCGGCGGTGTGGCGCTGTGCAGCCGAAAGGACAAGGTTTGGGCATACCGCGAATACAATGCGGTTAGCGCGCTGCGGTCTGACGCCGCACGGGTCTGGGACACGCGCTGGCAGGTCAAGGGCAGTGATGGCGCGGGCGCCAACGCGGCACGGATCTGCGCACTTGGGCCCAATGGCTTGAAACAATGCGATAATTGGCGCGCACATGGCATCCCGCGCGCCGCCCTTCTGGGGCTGCCGGGCCTGTGGCACGATGACACGCTGGTCAGTGCACCGGTCGTAAAGCACCACCCGCAATGGCATTGGTCCCTCACAAGAAGTGCGGATGCCTTTATTGCGCAGCCATTATGA
- the ybgF gene encoding tol-pal system protein YbgF, translating to MRFAFIFALVLGAVPMGAVAQDAQTLADIRQELVVLNTEMTKLRRELSTTGTAGAGSTLAAGSVLDRVAAMESELQRVTAKAEELEFRINRIVDDGTRRIADLEFRLLELEGGDISTLGETTTLGGDDQARAPAPAEAPVATTDTQLAIGERDDFERAQEALASGDFRTAAEQFASFNQTYPGSPLAAEADLRRGDALAGAGDTREAARAYLASFGAAPTGAVAPETLFKLGSSLGTLGQTSEACVTLAEVLVRFPDSPFAATAVARRAELGCS from the coding sequence ATGCGTTTTGCTTTCATTTTTGCGCTGGTGCTGGGCGCCGTCCCCATGGGGGCGGTAGCGCAGGACGCGCAGACCCTCGCGGACATCCGGCAGGAACTGGTCGTTCTCAATACCGAGATGACCAAACTGCGGCGCGAACTGTCGACCACCGGCACCGCCGGTGCGGGCAGCACGCTCGCCGCCGGATCGGTGCTGGACCGTGTCGCCGCGATGGAAAGCGAATTGCAGCGCGTTACCGCGAAGGCCGAAGAACTCGAGTTCCGCATCAACCGCATTGTCGACGACGGCACGCGGCGGATCGCGGACCTTGAATTCCGTCTGCTGGAACTCGAGGGCGGGGACATCAGCACCTTGGGGGAAACCACGACTCTCGGCGGCGATGATCAGGCGCGCGCGCCTGCCCCCGCCGAGGCCCCTGTGGCGACAACCGACACACAGCTTGCCATTGGCGAGCGGGACGATTTCGAGCGGGCGCAGGAGGCGCTCGCATCCGGTGACTTTCGCACCGCCGCAGAGCAGTTTGCGTCCTTCAATCAGACCTATCCGGGTTCGCCCCTAGCGGCCGAGGCAGATCTGCGCCGGGGCGATGCGCTGGCGGGGGCGGGTGACACCCGCGAAGCGGCGCGCGCCTATCTTGCCAGTTTCGGTGCTGCGCCCACGGGGGCTGTCGCGCCGGAGACGCTGTTCAAGCTCGGCTCTTCGCTGGGCACGCTCGGCCAGACATCTGAGGCTTGCGTCACCCTTGCCGAAGTTCTGGTCAGGTTCCCCGACAGCCCCTTTGCTGCCACTGCCGTGGCGCGCCGGGCCGAACTGGGATGTTCTTGA
- the pal gene encoding peptidoglycan-associated lipoprotein Pal, which produces MKFLTVSALVAAVALSACTNPSRFGNDDPLAGSGNPTGGQPLNGVVPGSASDPTSTAYFNQTVGDRVLFEVDQSNLTPVGRATLDGQASWLLTNSDYQAVIEGHADEQGTREYNLALGARRANAAREYLIGQGIPAARLRVVSYGKERPIEICSNEACYAKNRRAVTVLAGGGIS; this is translated from the coding sequence ATGAAATTCCTTACCGTATCGGCACTGGTGGCCGCAGTTGCGCTGAGCGCGTGCACAAATCCCAGCCGCTTTGGCAACGACGATCCGCTTGCGGGCAGCGGCAACCCGACAGGCGGGCAGCCGCTGAACGGGGTTGTGCCCGGCAGTGCCAGTGATCCTACCTCTACCGCCTATTTCAACCAGACGGTTGGCGACAGAGTACTGTTCGAGGTGGATCAATCGAACCTGACGCCGGTCGGGCGCGCCACGCTGGACGGGCAGGCGTCGTGGCTGCTGACCAACTCGGACTATCAAGCCGTGATCGAAGGTCACGCGGATGAACAGGGCACCCGCGAATACAACCTCGCGCTCGGTGCGCGCCGTGCGAATGCCGCGCGCGAGTACCTGATCGGGCAGGGCATTCCTGCGGCGCGTCTGCGTGTGGTCAGCTACGGCAAGGAGCGGCCGATCGAAATCTGCTCGAACGAGGCATGCTACGCCAAGAACCGCCGCGCCGTGACCGTGCTGGCCGGTGGCGGCATCAGTTAA